One stretch of Sulfuricystis multivorans DNA includes these proteins:
- a CDS encoding class I SAM-dependent methyltransferase gives MKLHLGCGKRYIPGFVHIDAIDYPHVDHVATIDNLSFIPDGSVDLIYNCHVLEHFKRRDVPRVLAEWHRVLKPGGVLRISVPDFAQICEVYRRFGKLDLVIGPLFGRQDYLYNIHYNVFDFDSLSRELSAAGFVNIRRYDWRETEHAHVDDFSQAYIPHMDKENGILISLNVECERTRERT, from the coding sequence ATGAAACTCCACCTCGGCTGCGGCAAGCGCTATATCCCAGGTTTTGTCCACATCGACGCGATCGACTATCCCCATGTGGATCACGTCGCCACCATCGACAATCTGTCTTTCATTCCGGACGGCTCGGTCGATCTCATCTACAACTGCCACGTGCTGGAACATTTCAAGCGGCGCGACGTGCCGCGTGTACTCGCGGAGTGGCATCGCGTGCTCAAGCCCGGCGGGGTGCTGCGCATCTCCGTGCCGGATTTTGCTCAGATTTGCGAAGTCTATCGACGCTTCGGCAAGCTCGACCTCGTGATCGGGCCTTTGTTTGGCCGGCAGGATTACCTCTACAACATCCACTACAACGTCTTCGATTTTGACTCGCTTTCGCGCGAGCTAAGTGCAGCGGGTTTCGTCAATATCCGCCGCTACGACTGGCGGGAAACCGAGCACGCCCATGTGGACGACTTCTCCCAGGCCTACATTCCCCACATGGACAAGGAAAACGGGATTCTGATCAGCTTGAATGTCGAGTGTGAACGAACACGGGAGCGCACATGA
- a CDS encoding type II toxin-antitoxin system VapC family toxin, with the protein MTLVDANLLIDAVNRDLPQHKAAKAWWEKVLSGATTVGIPWVSVLAFLRICTSPRIFPKPLTPEDAVAYVDGWLAKPPVRLVAPGGAPGGAHWAILRNLLVHTGTAANLSTDNHIAALALEQGYDIYSADNDFARFPGLKHINPLFPK; encoded by the coding sequence ATGACCCTGGTCGATGCCAATCTGCTGATTGATGCGGTCAACCGGGACCTGCCCCAGCACAAGGCGGCGAAGGCGTGGTGGGAGAAGGTCTTGTCGGGTGCGACGACGGTCGGCATTCCCTGGGTGTCGGTGCTGGCCTTCCTTCGCATTTGCACCAGTCCGCGCATTTTCCCCAAGCCATTGACGCCCGAAGATGCCGTAGCCTACGTGGACGGCTGGCTTGCGAAGCCGCCCGTGCGCCTGGTCGCCCCCGGTGGCGCCCCCGGTGGCGCCCACTGGGCGATCCTGCGCAATCTGCTGGTGCACACGGGCACCGCGGCGAATCTCAGCACCGACAACCATATCGCCGCGTTGGCCCTCGAGCAGGGTTACGACATCTATTCCGCCGACAATGATTTCGCGCGCTTCCCGGGGTTGAAACACATCAACCCCTTGTTCCCCAAGTAA
- a CDS encoding FkbM family methyltransferase: protein MNPAKAIIQRAKWLYGLCVRRDPFLLEVRRWFRDNGDQTLRLKYPLDARSLVIDVGGYVGDFANAIHGRYGCRVLVFEPVGEYYRYCVSRFAGNPKVEVFNYGLGSRNASLPIKLEGDGSSFLEGEVTSRGQNLAQLRRADKVLESMGVDRVDLMKINIEGGEYDLLDLLIDTNWIGRIQFLQIQFHNFVPKAAERRQAIRSKLARSHTQMWNYEFVWESWILKGADSPIRAGCGQGKV, encoded by the coding sequence ATGAACCCAGCCAAGGCCATTATCCAACGCGCCAAGTGGCTTTATGGGCTTTGCGTTCGCCGAGACCCATTTTTGCTCGAGGTCCGGCGCTGGTTCAGAGACAATGGGGATCAAACGCTGCGTCTCAAGTACCCCCTTGATGCACGAAGCCTGGTCATTGACGTTGGTGGCTATGTCGGTGATTTCGCTAATGCGATCCATGGTCGGTACGGCTGCCGGGTTTTGGTTTTTGAGCCTGTGGGCGAATATTACCGGTATTGTGTTTCCCGTTTTGCTGGTAACCCCAAGGTCGAGGTCTTCAACTATGGCCTCGGTTCCCGGAATGCGAGTTTGCCGATCAAGCTTGAAGGAGACGGGTCGTCTTTCTTGGAAGGCGAAGTAACGTCACGTGGTCAGAATCTCGCGCAACTGAGGCGCGCCGATAAGGTGTTGGAATCAATGGGTGTCGACCGCGTCGATTTGATGAAGATCAATATCGAAGGAGGAGAGTACGATCTGCTTGATTTGCTGATCGATACAAATTGGATTGGCAGAATTCAGTTTTTGCAAATCCAGTTCCACAACTTTGTGCCCAAAGCGGCTGAGCGAAGGCAAGCGATTCGATCGAAACTCGCTCGCAGCCATACCCAGATGTGGAATTACGAGTTTGTCTGGGAGAGTTGGATTCTGAAAGGAGCTGACAGCCCTATTCGCGCTGGGTGCGGCCAAGGTAAGGTGTAG
- a CDS encoding GDP-L-fucose synthase family protein, producing the protein MRRDARIYIAGHRGLVGSALMRMLTAKGYTHLITRTHAELDLTDQAAVRAFFERERPEYVFLAAAKVGGILANDSYPAEFIHQNLAIETHVIHEAWRVGVKRLLFLGSSCIYPRDCPQPIKEEYLLTGPLEPTNRPYAVAKIAGIEMCWAYNRQYGTRFLAVMPTNLYGPGDNYDLTTSHVIPAMLRKFHLAKLAMEKNWAAIEADERRHGPIPADIKRDLHATCFEGAPPRVVLWGTGTPRREFLYSDDLADACVFLMNLPDEQFDALLTGAPLPLGEGAGVRAQPPSTLGRRNEGKHPPLINIGTGHDLTIRELAELVRDVVGYQGEIVFDASKPDGTPRKVLDVSRLAALGWQPRVKLRQGLEQSFTELNQ; encoded by the coding sequence ATGAGAAGAGACGCCAGAATCTACATCGCCGGCCACCGCGGCCTGGTAGGCTCGGCCCTGATGCGGATGCTCACCGCCAAAGGCTATACCCACCTCATCACCCGCACCCATGCCGAGCTCGATCTCACCGACCAGGCCGCCGTGCGGGCCTTTTTCGAACGCGAGCGGCCGGAATACGTGTTCCTGGCCGCCGCCAAGGTGGGCGGCATCCTCGCCAACGACAGCTATCCCGCCGAGTTCATCCACCAGAACCTGGCCATCGAGACCCACGTCATCCACGAGGCCTGGCGGGTGGGGGTGAAGCGCCTGCTCTTTCTCGGCTCCTCCTGCATCTACCCGCGCGACTGCCCGCAGCCGATCAAGGAGGAGTACCTTCTAACCGGCCCGCTCGAGCCCACCAACCGCCCCTATGCGGTGGCCAAGATCGCCGGCATCGAAATGTGCTGGGCCTACAACCGGCAGTACGGCACGCGCTTCCTCGCCGTCATGCCCACCAACCTCTACGGCCCCGGGGACAATTACGACCTCACCACCTCCCACGTCATCCCGGCCATGCTGCGCAAGTTCCACCTGGCCAAACTGGCGATGGAAAAGAACTGGGCCGCCATCGAGGCCGACGAACGCCGCCATGGCCCTATCCCGGCGGACATCAAACGCGACCTTCATGCCACCTGCTTCGAAGGCGCGCCGCCGCGCGTGGTGCTGTGGGGCACCGGCACGCCCAGGCGGGAATTCCTTTACAGCGACGACCTGGCCGATGCCTGCGTCTTTCTCATGAATTTGCCGGACGAGCAATTCGATGCCCTCCTCACCGGCGCCCCTCTCCCTCTGGGAGAGGGGGCAGGGGTGAGGGCGCAACCCCCCTCTACCCTCGGGCGAAGGAATGAGGGCAAGCATCCTCCCCTCATCAACATCGGCACTGGTCATGACCTCACCATCCGCGAACTCGCCGAGCTCGTGCGCGACGTCGTGGGCTATCAGGGTGAAATCGTGTTCGATGCCAGCAAGCCCGACGGCACGCCGAGGAAGGTGCTGGATGTGTCACGCTTGGCGGCGCTGGGTTGGCAACCACGTGTCAAATTACGACAAGGGCTAGAACAATCCTTCACCGAGCTCAACCAATGA
- a CDS encoding DUF2191 domain-containing protein codes for MRTTITLEDGLASELKKQALASGKSFKQVVNEILLAGLQRQTRPRPYRLKPAALGAPAAGVDLAKALQLADELENLALRAKLEQRK; via the coding sequence ATGCGAACCACGATCACCCTCGAAGATGGCTTGGCAAGCGAATTGAAAAAACAGGCATTGGCATCGGGAAAGTCCTTCAAGCAGGTGGTGAATGAAATCCTGCTTGCCGGCCTACAGCGCCAGACGCGCCCGCGTCCATATCGCCTGAAGCCGGCGGCGCTCGGCGCACCTGCCGCCGGCGTCGATCTCGCCAAAGCCCTGCAACTGGCGGACGAGCTGGAGAATCTGGCTCTGCGCGCCAAGCTCGAGCAGCGCAAATGA